The following coding sequences are from one Triticum dicoccoides isolate Atlit2015 ecotype Zavitan chromosome 4A, WEW_v2.0, whole genome shotgun sequence window:
- the LOC119288163 gene encoding disease resistance protein RPM1-like — MSGTVVSMARSMLMGAISVAASAAAAEMSLLIGVRKDIWFIKDEPETMHAFLLSVEATKNKSMVLQVWAKQVRDLAYGIEDCLAEFMVHVGSQSWSQQLLKLKDRHRIASQIRDLKARVEEVSNRNTRYNLMSKDASSGTDEVNSYMEDIRSHSASNIDEAELVGFAKPKEELIKMVDVGSKNGLRKVICIVGMGGLGKTTLARKAYESKEDTINNFSCCAWVTVSQSFYKIEMLKDMIRQLLGGDSLKICLKELEGKEVQVDNLASYLREKLTDKRYFIVLDDLWTKDIVIPSRNNKGSRIIVTTRDDGLAKQCTSEALVYHLKYLQTGDATNLLLIKSRTSHQDMENDKEMKTMANKIVNKCGGLPLDLLTIGGMLATKKVTEWESIYKQIPLELEVNSSLEAMRRIVTLSYNHLPSHLKSCFLYLSIFPEDFEIKRRRLVERWIAEGFVRARAGVNIEDVGNNYFNELINRSMIQPSFVNVEGIVKSCRVHDIVRDVMVSISRDENFVYVPEDNVTSVSQDTFRQVAYHGSKFQNIGMDWGHVRSLTIFSERLLESLLCSPKARMLRALDLENSQFEVTQKDISNIGLLCHLKYVNLSNPQGCSYIYKIPRSIGQLQGLRTLNIRNSYITELPTEISKLKSLHSLRCTRNISCERFDLEGLEECLLQSLCLPMMFTPLVDPSERAELVADLHMTWSSRWSESYGVKVPKGIGKLKELQTLEVVDIGRTGCKTIKELGELVQLRKLSMVTEGATKRKCKVLCVSITKLTSLRSLEVDGSLKWLHVVSCPPPQLRTLKLGGCLGDIPGWFGNLMHLVKLYLWDSKLKEEGKNMEILGLLPSLMKLRLGLDSYIGEKLAFKTGAFANLKKLDTSVTAKLREMKFEDGTSPKLQIICIGECYLTSGVIGINHLPRLKEISLGNEAHVAKLAMLQSEVEAHPNSPLLRLYTERSIHDLGDNIIQVEEATGESSSLHPGTAAAGESS, encoded by the exons ATGTCGGGGACGGTGGTGAGCATGGCGAGGTCGATGCTGATGGGCGCCATCAGCGTGGCcgcctctgccgctgctgctgagATGAGCCTCCTCATTGGCGTCCGCAAAGACATCTG GTTCATCAAAGACGAGCCAGAGACCATGCATGCATTCCTTCTGTCCGTTGAAGCGACGAAGAACAAAAGTATGGTATTGCAGGTGTGGGCAAAGCAAGTAAGGGACCTAGCCTATGGTATTGAGGATTGCCTTGCCGAATTCATGGTGCATGTTGGAAGCCAGAGCTGGTCTCAACAATTGCTTAAGCTAAAAGACCGCCATCGCATTGCCAGCCAAATTCGTGATCTCAAAGCAAGGGTTGAAGAAGTGAGCAATAGGAACACACGCTATAACTTGATGAGCAAAGACGCCTCCAGCGGTACTGACGAGGTGAATTCCTACATGGAAGATATTCGCAGCCACTCAGCTAGCAACATTGATGAGGCAGAGCTTGTGGGCTTTGCTAAGCCTAAAGAGGAGTTGATTAAGATGGTGGATGTTGGCTCGAAAAATGGTCTTCGGAAGGTGATATGTATCGTTGGTATGGGTGGTTTAGGCAAGACTACTCTTGCTAGGAAGGCATATGAAAGTAAAGAAGACACCATTAATAATTTTTCTTGTTGTGCTTGGGTCACAGTCTCACAGTCGTTTTACAAGATAGAGATGCTCAAGGACATGATTAGGCAGCTATTGGGTGGTGATTCATTGAAGATTTGCTTGAAGGAACTTGAAGGGAAGGAGGTGCAAGTAGACAATCTCGCTAGCTACCTGAGAGAAAAGCTAACGGATAAGAGGTACTTCATTGTTCTTGATGACCTGTGGACCAAAGATATTGTTATTCCTAGTAGAAACAATAAAGGTAGTCGTATAATAGTAACAACACGAGATGATGGCTTGGCTAAGCAGTGCACCTCTGAAGCGCTTGTCTATCATCTTAAGTACTTGCAAACAGGTGATGCTACAAATTTGCTACTAATAAAGAGTAGGACATCACATCAGGACATGGAAAATGATAAGGAAATGAAGACCATGGCCAACAAAATAGTGAATAAGTGTGGTGGTCTACCGCTGGATTTACTCACTATAGGAGGTATGCTTGCCACCAAAAAGGTAACAGAGTGGGAGAGTATCTATAAACAAATCCCGTTAGAGCTTGAGGTCAACTCTAGCCTTGAAGCTATGAGGAGGATAGTTACTCTAAGCTACAACCACTTGCCATCTCATCTCAAGTCATGCTTTTTGTATCTAAGCATCTTTCCTGAGGATTTTGAAATCAAAAGGAGGCGTTTGGTGGAGAGGTGGATAGCTGAGGGGTTTGTTAGAGCAAGGGCTGGGGTGAACATTGAGGATGTGGGAAACAATTACTTTAATGAGCTAATCAACCGTAGCATGATTCAACCTTCCTTTGTGAACGTAGAAGGAATAGTTAAGAGTTGTCGAGTCCACGATATTGTGCGTGATGTCATGGTCTCAATTTCCAGAGATGAAAATTTTGTGTATGTGCCAGAAGATAATGTAACTAGTGTCTCACAAGACACATTTCGTCAGGTAGCATACCATGGTAGTAAGTTCCAGAATATTGGCATGGATTGGGGCCATGTCCGGTCATTAACCATATTTAGCGAGAGACTGTTGGAATCTTTACTTTGTTCACCTAAGGCAAGAATGCTCAGAGCCTTGGATCTAGAGAATTCACAGTTTGAAGTCACACAAAAAGACATCAGTAACATTGGATTGCTATGCCACCTTAAGTATGTGAATTTATCTAATCCTCAAGGATGTTCATATATTTATAAAATTCCTAGATCCATAGGACAATTACAAGGCTTGCGTACTTTGAACATAAGAAACAGTTATATTACCGAACTGCCAACTGAGATAAGTAAACTCAAGAGTCTACACAGTCTCCGTTGTACTAGAAATATTTCCTGCGAACGCTTTGACTTGGAAGGCCTCGAGGAATGCTTGCTGCAGTCATTATGTTTGCCCATGATGTTCACACCTTTGGTTGATCCTAGTGAGCGTGCTGAGTTAGTTGCTGATCTACACATGACCTGGTCTAGCCGTTGGTCAGAGTCGTATGGTGTGAAGGTGCCAAAAGGAATTGGCAAACTAAAAGAGCTACAAACACTAGAGGTTGTGGACATCGGACGAACTGGATGCAAAACAATTAAAGAGCTAGGTGAGCTTGTGCAGCTGAGAAAACTGAGCATGGTAACAGAAGGGGCCACCAAGCGAAAATGCAAGGTACTTTGTGTATCTATTACGAAGCTCACTTCCCTCCGCTCTCTTGAAGTGGACGGTTCACTCAAGTGGCTGCATGTTGTTTCCTGTCCTCCTCCCCAGTTGAGGACCCTGAAGTTGGGTGGATGCCTTGGAGATATTCCTGGCTGGTTTGGCAATCTGATGCATTTAGTGAAGCTTTACTTATGGGATTCCAAACTAAAGGAAGAAGGAAAAAACATGGAAATACTAGGTTTACTTCCCAGCCTCATGAAACTTCGTCTTGGACTGGACTCTTATATTGGGGAGAAGTTAGCTTTCAAAACAGGAGCATTTGCAAATCTCAAGAAACTTGATACTTCAGTTACGGCGAAACTGAGAGAGATGAAATTTGAGGATGGCACCTCACCCAAGCTGCAAATTATATGTATCGGCGAATGCTACTTGACATCAGGAGTGATTGGTATCAACCACCTTCCAAGGCTCAAGGAGATCTCACTTGGCAACGAAGCTCATGTGGCGAAGCTTGCTATGCTGCAAAGTGAAGTGGAGGCGCACCCCAATAGTCCCTTGCTGCGACTGTATACGGAACGGAGTATCCACGACCTGGGGGACAACATCATCCAAGTGGAAGAAGCAACAGGGGAATCATCATCTCTCCATCCCGGGACTGCAGCAGCGGGAGAGAGCTCATGA